Genomic segment of Hydractinia symbiolongicarpus strain clone_291-10 chromosome 5, HSymV2.1, whole genome shotgun sequence:
TGTCACTCCTGCAAATCGAAGACTGGAGAATACGAAACCTGGTTTGCGTCAACGGATCCATCATTGCCAAATTTGACTTCCTACCACCGGATGAGAATCTGGTACCGAATGCATTAGAAGTATTCAATACACAGCTGGAGCTTTTGAAATCAAGCGTCAAAGATGGAAGTCTTAGTGTGCAGCTGAGTGACGGAAGTTCTTTGTCGGTCGATGTTGATTATGAAATAGTAAAAAGTGAAGAGCCGAATAAAGCTAACATTAAGGATTCAGACTCTCTACTACCGCTGTATATTTCACTGGGTGTGGTCGGTGGAATTGCTTTAATAGCCATCGCTGTGTATGTTGTGATAAAGTTTAAGCCTTTAACTCGTTCCTACGTTGCATAGAATGTCTCTAGTTTTAACTGGTTTATTGTCTCGgatgttttaattatttaactgttttaattatttattgctTATAAAACTATGTTCAgctaaaaagttcttttttagAGTTATTGAGTCTCTAACCTCGTCCTAGTGCGCGCTATGTCTCCGATAGTCAGACGAGATATGTGGTTGCTCAAAAGCTAAAGATACTGTATAATGTGCGCACATTACAATAGATAAAAAAGGACCACATTGGGTAaacctaatatttttaaatttcttcacCCACAAAACAACAGTGGGAGCATTCTCTTTTTTTAGAGTaaaagaactaaaattttcaaTCGTTATGGTCTTGTAGGTTGTCCATAAGGTTTCATTCGTTGTAAACTGGATCTGCGCTCCAGTGGGACCACATAAATGGACTTAAGAAGGTATCTGACTTCACATTTAGCCTTTAGACTTTGAAACTTTTTTCTtgaaacattttaaatattaaaacaatgATTTTTAGCCGACAATAACCTGCTGCAAAATTAAGCACCCAAGCATAATATTCggattatttatttactttacaGACACGAtgaagaaattaataaaaattcaatcaaattaaaattacacctaaaaatgatatttcGGTAAATTTATCAAAGCTGATTTGTATGCAAAAGACCTTACTTATATTTTTACGATGAATGCGTTCACGAAAtagtttttcttgtttattaaaATGTGCGGACGTCACAAAAAAGGACCTAAGACAAAAATGGAGAACCTTAGGCCTATTAGTAGAGTCCCATCTGTCTCTAAAGAAATTGACCGTATGTCGGTGAGATGTTGCTGTTATTGAGCTGTTATAGACTGTATTTCGCAGCATGTCTTTTTATACTTGCTGCAGGATAGGTGGCATAGATCCAGGAAAACATGTAGCAGCTGTTTTGATGGATTTTGATTGACGCATTTGACTGCCTTAACTATAAATTAATTCGTAAAAGGCATGCGGACTAGAAATGACTTAAGCCCATCCTATATGCAAAGTATTGTTACTTTTGTAGAAACTCACTATACAGTTTATGAAGGGGGGGACTTCCTTAATCTGCAGTAACAACATGTATAACACATCGTATATTTTTAAGTAACCGATCAATAGAGCAGGGAAATTGTTACATCCTACCTAACATTACATACTAAACAAGGGATTTTCTGTAGATCGGCAGTGCGGGCATGTACTTGGAAGATTTTTAATGGACACTAACGAAATGAATTTGAATTTTTGAGTTTAAGAAGCACTTAGAACTTTTATCCATAATCTACACGGGgcggcaacctcgtccccagggcatcttgtatcttttctgacccgccgtcccagggtcagaaaagatacaagatgccctggggacgaggttgcacgGGACGGGTATGTGAACAAAGTTTCCTTCTTGGTTTTAGTGAAAACACTAATTGAGTGAGTTTTTAATTACATGTCATGTCTCTAGTAAGCATATTTACTCATCCTATTGATTTGAAAAATACATACGAAAAATGCTTAcgatttaaaaacattaatttgCATGTGACTTATTAGACAGTAATTTTAATTACGTTGTCATAGGGAACAAGAAACAATGGTATTGATGCTGTTAAATTTCACAAAACGCATCGtctttcttaaaatttttgaaagttaATTTCACGAAAATTTCTgatcgcgaaagtttctttctttatgGTATACTATTCTTTCGTAATGGCTTAAAAATATTTCGATTTTGTATTCGACCTGAGCGTCCCCCCCGGTTTGAACTTCCTGTCAACAAACGTAACACAATTTGCTCCGCgctgattgatttttttttctctcgaTCACCTGCGAATCAGAATAATCAATTCCTATTTACATTATTGGGTTAATGAGATGCACCAAAACAATTTTGCCTACTCACCATGCTTTTTTTTACTGATccagttttttttgctttatcaaTTATGTAACTTAATTTTACCTCCAAGGACAAAGAACGTGGATGAGattgtcatttttttgttaGTTGCTTTAGTtctgtactttttttttatcaactaaTCTACTtaacttatagctagctagatagctatttTAAGTACAGCGTAAATGGATGGACAGCAATGATTTTATCTGCTGtcgctagccagctagctaggtaccttatatttatgtttataaaTGAGTttccaatgtttacaaagtgcCATATAATGCATATAATGCGTAGTGAATACCACGTTTTTGACTATCTAGTATATATTTAGCTACCACCTGCTTTTTCTGGTAGATATATAAGCTTTGCATATTTTGTGAAAAACCAGGCAAATCCACAGTGAGAATGGTGCACTGTATAGCATAGCCAGCAGGAGACCTAAGCTAGCGCAATTTTCTTACCATGGAAAATCAGAATGGCACCGTAGCTAAGTGGTTATATAACTCTCACACGTGCAGGGGACCAGGATTTGATTCCTTTTAGCAATGATTCAATATAGCTAGGTTCAATATAGGTCATGTAAGGGAATTGTGTATATGACAATGTAGGCCATTGTATGTTGCAACAACAAATGTGAAGTGTCTTATTGTacttttagcatttgaagttctatttttttaaattacaattaaaattgataaatttaaGGTAAATTATAAACATAGTCTTCTGGaacattataacatttaaaataaaatctagAAAGCTTTTTGCAGTATATTACTACATTTTCAGGTAAAACTATAAAATTCTTGTTTATAAAACTGCTATTTTTTAACATACATATGTTTGGCATATAGCTAATAAGGGTGGCAAGTTTGGTAATGTTTTAGCTCATTTAATCTTTTGAATTTGTATCTTTTGAGTTAGTTAGGTTGATATTTGGTGCTGTTGGGGCttgttgattttattttatgGGTCAATGAACTTGTTTTAAACCCCTTAACTAGCCACTTGTTTACACCTACTCTAACCATATAGATAACTGCATGTGGCAGTCTATCATAAGCTTTCTCCAAACCTACAAAATTTCCCGACATGAAATGCCATTTGCCTGCTTTTAACACTGCAAACTTTTATTTCGTGTCAACAAACAAGTGTTTTGTTTtaacaatttatattttgttttgcaatTACCAGGCATTTCGTGAAAGGCGTACGATCGCACGTGCACGCCCCCACACACGCGCAGATTTGTTTAGGCGTGCAATTAACCGCACGtccaaattttgttttctttatgtctGCGATAGCTTTCTGAAATTATAGAAATTACGACAAAAGCCAAATATGAAGTCAGAGAATGATTTAAGAATGCTTTACAACCCTTATTGTTAACTTAAATCTATTTTATGTACGTCGAAAACTGCAtagttaaaatgcataaaagAAGCAAAATAATGAATTGTTACAGATCGTCTGTAACAACGATGTACGGAAGATTCTTTCTCGtgtttttataactttattATCCATTTTTATCTTACCAATCATAGAAGGACAAAGTTTCATGTGTCTGAttaattctatttttaatttttttatcacattttttgttGCCACCTGTTGTTTGAAAGCAgccaatataaaaaagaaaagaaagaaggaatatcattcaaaataaattgctacattttttacttatttttaacagcttttatcaatttagtcatgggctaaatacatgtcaataacacctaaaaatgatacctgtcATATatactgctctattaccagaagcaaatcatttcaatatgctcaatgcgattgcaaatatataaacaaacaacaCAAAAGAAATATTGATCTCTACAATCATGTTTTAGAGAGAGTGAAAAAATCattattgagaaaaaaaaataaagtagtgAAGTAAGGTTAAAGTATtggattcttttaaaaaactttgttcagattaattttttaatgtgcATGATTTATGTCATTTGTTAAAAGAATGCGGCAAATATATATGTTCCATTCAGTaacttttttgtgattttataattcaagctttatatatttataatcgTCTTTCGGAAAAATAAAGTTcaaaaataactaaaacaaaataagtaaaaaataaataaaatctttaatAATAATGATTTATTATTATAGTAAGAAATTTTATGATCCATCCTTAGCATTGAAATGTTAATTATCGTTATTAGCCACGCTTTAACTTTCCCTAATTTAAATTACATTAAATATTGTTTGTCCAACATGTACTTACAAATGATTACTGTGGAAagattatcatttcttgaacatgatagtttagtaggcgacgtttcgggagatccttctcccatcatcgggcaaagtaaaatgatgttgcgcatgtatttatataattgcagaggatcgaaattcataaaaattaaccaatgagaaacaagctgataattacagttaattacggtaattaacattttcgtacctggatgtaggtaactacttcttctgtagggctggtaatcAAATCTCTTGGAATTGAttcgagatgctgtttatgtgtttgttacgttctacactgttgatggtttctttaatcttcctggcagttgttctggattctctgtctatgattttcttctcatcccataAACTGATGaattctgctccagctgtggtccgcaattttgtttttcttcacatctccgtttctcactgcgcgcatatgttcttgtactcgttgcttaaactttctttttgtttcacctatatacactgcatcacaatctttacacaggatttcgtaaacaacattgctttgttcttccaggtttattttgtcttttggtttagacaaagtgcttcttagggtgtctttagaggtaagaatgcatttgatcttgtgttgccttaaaactggACGAatgatctcgctggtacctggtacgaaagGTAGGAATGCtcatgcgataaattcctctgatgtttccttgttgtctccgttgcatcttctcttcattttattttgtacttgcgtgatgactttatgactgtatccattgcgattaatgcatttcttacacgtcgaattttcattttcctctcctgtttgtcactgactactatgttggcacgattcagtaatgaagatatgacactttctttgcaagatttctgatggtttgattcaaagttaaggtactggtcagtgtgtgttggtttacgatacactgaaactgaaatggtaccattcttgcgtttgaccaaagtgtccaggaaagtGATACTTtcatcgtgttcaagctcaacagtgaatttgatttgtcgatgtaggccgttgatgtgttcatggaactcttctagatgagatcatttgattatggcgaatacgtcgtcaacaaatcttttccaaacctttcaacgtctgtctgatgtgactaatgctgttgtctcctgtgcttgcatgtatatttctgcgactactgatgatgcagggcctcccatggcaactccgtctgtttgagtgtagaagttcttattaacagataccatgttttggttagaacaagttcgaccaaacgcagaaaatccggtactggaatctttgtcttttcaccgaatgcagcatcgtttttgataaggtctttaatgatgtttaaggtgtcttttatgggaacatttgtgtagagtgatgtgacatcaaatgataccatgcattcgtggtctgctatctttattgctctgatgtattccgaaaattctttttagtttttgctgtggtcacttgctgtgaatttgctgaggatgaaagcaaaaaattttgataggttgtataacggtgttccagtgcaggaagctattggtcgaattggatctccctgtttatgaatttttggtagtccgtaaaatcgcggtggtggtccgtcacaaggtttcagtcggtaatactgcttatcgtcgatgtattcttttctcttcaactccattaagatgttcctcgcttcttgtttgatgacttctgtgggatctttcttgagaagttggtaagggatcgtctcaaaatgttcgtacgtttttttcgtataattatacgaacgctacgaagtacttcgtttcgtgaaacgaatgtcatacgaagtgcttcgtttaaaataaaaaatataaacgaagtttatacgaacttttttaatacatgatacgaacttaaacgaagtttttttatcatacaaaataaaatgatacgaactttgaacgaagtaaattgctatacgatcttgaaacgaacttcaaaagtaccggcGTAATAGCGCGTAATTATTTCAatacaaaatcagaaacaaaagaattaaacgaagtttttttgacataggaaaagaaatgatacgaactttaaacgaagtaaattgctatacgaacttaaaacgaacttcaaaagtaccggcgtaattgcgcataattatttcaatacgaaaccagaaataaaagaagtaaaatatacgATTTATTTTAATAGTTTCAACCAAACTTAAATTTAATATCAAGCATTtgtatttcctttttaaaatatcgaatttaattaaattaaacagttttttttaaaactagctACTTTCATAGCATGTCTAAAAATTACGACAGTGATATCGATTGGATATATGACACAGCCAGTTCCGACGACGAGACTGATTTGTtgcaaagtatatatttttttatttttttctcccctttttttaaactcttaaatttattaatgtagttaaaattcaatttacttatttttttagataaaaataaaagacgAGGAAGACCAAGCATACACGAGAAATATCCGGAAATAATTACTTGTGTCAAGACGTTGATAGAACAGGGTTCTGCTGAAGCTCACTTACGTCGGAGAGACAGTGTTATGTACACAAATGGGCTTTCTTTGAATGATATCGTTATGCACGTCAAAAAAACCTTGGGTATAACTGTTAGTCGCCACACCATTCACAGATTAATGCTTCCACcccgaaaaaaaaacacagcgaGTAAAAACTACAAATGTCTGATAGACGCACGTGTTCCTccaaaaagaaatacaaaagaaaaaaaaacacacgacGACTTTCATTTCACTTGCGGTCAAGTTCGCATAGTTAACGAAATGGGATATCTTTGCAAAGAAAACACACTTATGCTGTCCGTagacaataaaaataaagttgatgTGGGTATTCCAGCGAACAGCAGACGAACGAAAATACGCACTTTTCATTTGGTTAACGAAGCACCAAATTATAATGATCACGATTTTCCAAATCCAAACTCAAAGCTTGTGCCTGCTGGCTACCAAATACTAAAGGACCGAATACAGCGGAGTCGTTCTCTTTCTCCTGCAAAGAAAATTACTTTTCGACGCAAGCGATCTTTATCCGAAGGATCAAACATTGACAACCAACTCAAACGATTTGTAAGAATATCGAAAGACAAGTTGAATCGTTCAATAATAAACTGGCCGCGTTCTGGAAAACTTCTGGTGCAGTTGTATCCATCGCGTCTTATTGAAAGCACCAACGTGATGCACGTCAATCATATGATAAATTTgattgaaaaagaaagaaaaataaaagaaatcgtTAATGTTGTTGCGATTGCTGACGGAGGCCCTGACTGGTCAGTTAAGGGCATTATTAATTTCATGTCTATGGGTTTGATTTTATATTGCATCATTAAATTATGTCTTTATAAACTTctctttttttagttaaaatggTGAATATGTAGCGGttaacgttttaaaaaaaaactgttgagCTTGTTACGTCATAGCGTTATTCATTCTCACTTATTCTATTCAAAACTGAAACTTTACAGCATGATAGTTCTGTACAAGTTGCTAAATTTGGAGCCACGTGTACTATCTTATGTCGTAACCGTTGATCTTTGCTAAACTATTGCTAAATAATTGATAACTTATCGAATAGTTCACTGTCTGTTTTTTAAGAACGTGTTTCTtacacgttttaaaaaaaatatatataagtaGAGTGGGGGAAGCTAACTGACACATCTATATATTTACACAAAGACAAATTTCCAAGattttaatgtaaaaataagtttttaacttgaaaaacattcttctcggGATCtgcatttattttcattttttctggAAAATCTACAACAATGTCTTCCGAGGTTGTTTACAAGAAAAAGACAAGAGTACAAGCCTTGGATCCCGAATCAAAGCATTGGCTGTTAGCGACGATCACTGATGTTCAACTTGAAAGTGCGAAAGTTACTTGGAATGGTTACTCCAAAGAGTACGATTGCTGgctaaataaaaaagacattcgTATGCCGGTTAAAATAAGACCAATGATTTCCAGAAATTTAATATCGAAGAAAAACTTTCCAAATCGAAAACATCCAAAAGATCTCCAATATGAAGATGTCATTTACGACATGAAAAGAAATCAGAAATTTATTGTTGACACAAACGAT
This window contains:
- the LOC130644463 gene encoding uncharacterized protein LOC130644463, whose translation is MSKNYDSDIDWIYDTASSDDETDLLQNKNKRRGRPSIHEKYPEIITCVKTLIEQGSAEAHLRRRDSVMYTNGLSLNDIVMHVKKTLGITVSRHTIHRLMLPPRKKNTASKNYKCLIDARVPPKRNTKEKKTHDDFHFTCGQVRIVNEMGYLCKENTLMLSVDNKNKVDVGIPANSRRTKIRTFHLVNEAPNYNDHDFPNPNSKLVPAGYQILKDRIQRSRSLSPAKKITFRRKRSLSEGSNIDNQLKRFVRISKDKLNRSIINWPRSGKLLVQLYPSRLIESTNVMHVNHMINLIEKERKIKEIVNVVAIADGGPDWSVKGIINFMSMGLILYCIIKLCLYKLLFF